The nucleotide window GTAGTTTATATCTATAATAAAGTTTCCACTTTGCAACACATGTGAGATTAATATTGTACGCACTTCCATACACAAATATGTTTGCAtaatacattatgtattatGAATACTTAATATCAAAAAGTCAAAAGCacaatttcaataacatttatgtactcgtatataaaaaaggtattcaggaacacaattttagatgGAATGTAACAATTAAGTACATATCTGAACATAATACATTCACGTACACACTTGCCCAAAGGGatcaatataaaacatagaataTAGTAAATAGAATACAACACATAGAATTTTAAAGCTGGTACTtgaatcattatttatttaacttgtcAGGTGATTGCGATGTGGTACACGTGGACCGTGTTACTGCTGGTGTCCTGTGCGCTGGTCGCAGCGGAGGGCCAGGCGGAAGCCGCAACGGGGGCGCAGCCGGAGGCCCCGGCGACGGTGACGCCCGGGCCCACCGCGACGCCCCGTACGCCGCCTCGCACGCCACCCCGCACACTCGATCGGCAAGCCGCCGAACTTGCCTGGCGCACCTGGCTGCAGAGCCCGGAGAGCGGCAACCCCAACGCTCCAGCGAGACGGATCACGACCAAGTCCTTATTCATAACGCCGCTCGTCTGTCCCAAAGGACAACGGCTCGATCGGAACGGCTGTGTTCAGGTAATTGTTGTttctattacaatatttataagtttatataCTATCGACACTTGATATCAAGTAtaaatgaagttttaaatGTGCTATGTCTTATCATTCTTCTATTAATTgttattgcaaatataaatagaactGTTaagagtttaaaataaacgacAGCAATCAGCAATCAACAACTGACCAGTCATTCCACTTAGTCTGCAAATTATGGTAATCGAGTCGTAAAGGTACTGGTAATGGATTGGCGTCATTGTGTCAACTGAGAACGTTAATTTACTTAGGTTTCTTACGATGGGTCCTACGTTTAATGATTTCTTCTAAGACAGTAAATGCCACCGCACTAATTGCACCCTTCAttatacaagttttatttcaggCATACGCATATGactaatgttatatattactCAATCTTTTTTACAGGTGGTGACAGTCGACAAAGATGAACACGAGCGCATCTTACTTGAACATTTAAATGCGTTGTTCACATCGGCGCCAGGCGGCAGCGATGTGCAGTACGACTACGGTGACGAAGAACCGGGGCCCCTGCAGCTCTCTATACCCATCGGTTATGATGCGCAAGCATCTCCTCTGCAATCTCAAGATCAAGGCGACACGgtaaatgctttaaaatacCATATTAAAGCCAAAacagttaacattttcctcaCAACAAAAAACCAAGTTTAGTTTATCCAATAATTCGTTGACAAATCCATAACTGAATAAaagattcattaaatttttgttttcagggGCAGGACCTCAACAACATGAAAATCGACAAAAAAGGCGATAATACTCAAACAAACGACGCCAGCATAGAGGCTGAATTAGAACTGCTGAAACTACAGCAGGGTCATAACAATACCACTGGCACGAAAGGCAGCCACGTTATAAGCCAAAACGCACTGGCCAATTTCTTAGCCTACCACGAAAAACCAAAGCGTGACAGTCCCATGACCAATTCTAGTGAAATAGAAACTTTGAATTCGACAGACGTCGGACAAAAGGAAGAAGTTTTTGGACATGTAGCCGTTGATCCCGTACTATACGATACTTCTTATCAAAATCAACAATCGTCAACAGAGCATGCAATTGAATATTCTGGTGAATCATCATCGACTGATAGCCCATTAAATGCTTCCAATAGTACAAATATCGAAAGCAGCTCTGCAGGCTCGTCGAAACAAACAGACACGCCAGAATTGAAAAAGGAAAACGATAATTCTAAACTAAACCCTGAACACGATTACTCCGACATCGGCGAAGCGATAAAGATAATAAGCCGATTCGCTGAAGTTACTACTGATGACAATTTTGCTAAAGATAAAAGTAATTCGTCGAAAGAAGAAGCTAGCAGCATTTTGGGCACCCGTACGAAGCTGCAATACCGGCGAAATAAACCGAAGCCGGCAGAAAACGCGGAAGATACAACGGTCAAGACTCAAGACAAGATGTCGAGTGACGACAAACTTCAAGAGAACCATCCAACTAAGAATCTATACTTTAGATATTCTTGGCCAAACCATTTACGCTCACCACCGTCTGATTatccttttaaaaatgtacaagacTACTGGCCGGGACAGCGCCATGTGGGCGGGGTGTACGCAATGCACGAGAATCCACGGCGACATCACCACACTTATCCCCATAATTATTTCCGGCCACGTTCGTATCCATACGCAGACTACTCACAACTGAACCCGCGGCTGCGTGAAAACTACTCCGGACTTCATCGATACCCCCACAGAGTGGTGCATCACGAGGCTAGTCCGATCAGACCCCACACCAATGATCGAGATCTATACACCTTGCTCGGTCTCAGACATTGGTTCAGCGGCGAAGGCACCTCCAAGAGATAGTTCGCTTTTCCAACATGGTAGATACAATTGACGTTACCCGACGACATATAATGGAAGCTAtgggaaaatgttttaaactcaaatattaactctcaattgcatttaaaattaatatttgttaacaatTATCAACTTAGAAACTTCCTGTCGTCTTCTTCGTCCATAGCTTTCAATATATtagcttatttatttcaaagccAAATATTACAGtcatagttaattattttcgtaGCTGTATAAGTTCTTGTAAATACTCTTCATATTGAGCGTTTAATTgcaactaaaaattaaattgttctaATAGTATTATCGTTGTtttgtattatgtaaattgttgtatcaataattatttaatttttatctattttaacgatgtatatttttctcgctttaTATTTGTTGTTGTGAATTAGTCGAATGTACCTAATGCAAAAATATGTTGTCGTACAAATATAACCGGCGCGGGCTTGCCACAGATAGTAAtcaaaatgattattatttttaagtaggtACTTAAAGCGCATTCGTACTGGCGCTTTTTTTAACCGCCTTAAAACTGGACTATGGCGGCTCTCGAGCAACGAACGCTTTATAATCACTCTTGTTCCTTTAGCCTAGCGCTCAAAATACAACACTGCGCGTTAAAAAACCGAAGCGTTTTAAAAGCGCTGCCGTATGATCAGATACATGAAAATTCATTTGTTCTATTTGAACGCTTTTTTAACGCGCGATAAAAAAGCGCCAGTGCGAATGAGGAATTACTGTAGAGCTGTGGatgcacaatttttttactttttcagtGTAGATAGAATCATTACAACCCACCTAACAAATCGCCTAGTATGAAAACTTTCTCAatgcaagattttttttttaagttttgtaaGAAAACTTATCGAAGTAACAATTTTGctttagataataaataatcttgcCAAATCTTATTTCAATGcatataaacttaattattacatgTGTATATGCAACATAATAGTTACTATGTCTTGTCTTGTAtactatacaaaatttaattatctatgtggtgttttaaaaattaaatcctaaataaataactgaatAACTACCCATATAATGATCCCACCAAAGTTTAGTTTAAGTCTTTAGTttcttattacaataaaattatttaatactaatatgtAAGATGTATGTCTAAGTGAATATTTTCAgagtatttcttaaaatatagtatttaaattcatactaaattaaattacttaattctTTGGaaagatgaaattaataatttaatataatatcatttgtatctataaaaatctaattaaatctatttaaatacatattttaaaccaGTGTGTCACATGTAGTATtcatagatatataaataaatattttactatctcaatatttgttactatttTTGGATGTAATGTcagtttcataaaataatttataactatgttataacatttattgatTACTGaacaagattttttaatcaactaaactataacaaaaaaaaaaactattggaatttttaactattatgTACAAATAGAATAAGAATTAACCATATCAATGTTGGAAACTTTGatctttgataaattaaaaaaaaatcttattccTGCATACCgatgaataaataatcaaaaaattatcaatgccagtattttattgtaaatataaatgttatattaaaacgattgaaatgaaatcatataatgtatttttatttaattcaaaaataaaagaccTCCATGCATTTaggatattttattgaaaaaaaaaaaaacattttcttactAAGAGTATGAACTATTAGAGCTACATATGATAAACAATCTTGTTCACATAATATTTGAGATTCCCTGATCTTGCATATACATCAAGGCTCCATTCCGTCAACCCAAACATACCTCAGCTCaacaaacataatacaaacaattgtaatatataaaattgtatgtcagtaaaaacacttaaaataTTGAGTAATAATCATGAtcatgttataatttacattctgatttttttttattcttaatacatttcaatagccagctatataaaataaaataaaaaaaataaaaaacattatttcctAGTTTTTAGTgtcaacattttacaaaactaaGCATTAATCTTatgagtaaatattttgtacaaaatatcaCAATGAAAATACTTAAGATATCGGTGACACAAAAATTTCACTATAGGGTAAGCATTACGCTTAAAAATTTACTCTTTATGTGTAACATTGCATTgctcaaaaacatttaaaacatgcTAAATATGTCTACCAATTTGCTAATTGAAGTATATGCAAGAACAGCTTgaatttgtaaagaaaatatcgGAAATATTTACTGGGCATTTTTTGTTCAAAGTATAATCTCTATTTCATCACCCAGCCTATAGTTTGGACAAAAACTTAACATTGATACTTTGTCTTTTTGAATATATCATGAAATTAcaacttaataattatgtaagtaCTATCggaaacaaatatccatccaaatTTCAAAGTTTCCATTTTGTGATTTCATCTGAACTCATAAATTTGGATGCTGTGTTCCGGGACATGACTTAAAGTCAAAGATTGATacctgaaaattattaaatactcaATAtggaaacataaattaaatttatgtacataaaatacataaaacttatAACAACAATGAATACACTTTCTTACTCCATACCTATTTAATAAAGCaacttagaattaaaaaaaaatacaattaaacatTAGCTTACCATTCAGAACTTCTATGATAGTAGTAACCCTCTATTGTAGCAGCAGACTTATGGAAGCATATGTAATAGAAACCAGCAAATGAAGCAccatttatatcttttattgtATGGTCCGGCACAAGAAAATGTTCTTTCCATCTCATAAATACATAATCGGCTTTTTCAAGAGTGTCATAGTCGAAGGAATCTGAATTAAATGTCTTCAAGTATGGTACAAATAGGTCAAATTTACTCTGGAATTTAAACGAAAAGAAAGTTAACAATACAATCAGAACATAACATGTAATGTcaacatttatatacaaacattataaaaacgaGATAAATGAGAAAAACAATCATTCGGggcaataataatatagaccAATGCCAATTCAAAATATCAGACTTATttcatagttttattaatagtataaAGTTGTTAAAGCAATCAAAAGGACTAGTTTAGATAACAATGTATTCAATAGAACATACTGCTTCCCCACTCGACctctaaacaaaaaaaaaatggaagcATCAATCTACATAGAGGAAATGGGATTGATATAACTAGTGTTCTACTAAGGATTAGActgcaaaatttatatttgcgTAAAACTTACCCAATGTTTTCTATCAACATCCTCATCGGCATCCCATTTTCTTGTGAGGAAAGGATATTTTGCTGATATAATTTCGCCATCAAAAAACGTGGTCAGTGTCGGAAATTCCTCTGTTAGTCCCTTAATCTTAAGATAGCCACAAAGATATGAATTTTCCTCATCGACATGCTAAAACAACAAAgagttatataatttaagtcaTCAAAACAATGATTACCCTAACCACAAATTCAActgtttgtattcttatttgtttacaataacataCATATTGGCTATGTACTAACCTAAAATActgttaaatacaaaagttctaataataaaaaataatcttgagATACACACAAGCGGTTTTTCTCTATTTGcgtattttgttgtaaaatacTAACCTGTAAAACTACTTCAACTTCATAAGAGTTTCCTTTGGATGCTTGATGGCCGTGAAATTTTGATCCGTTATATAGTAATGACTTTGTTACACCGGGTTGTTTTGAGTTTGCAGGGGGAGGTGGAGTTATATCAACTTTAACTGGCattattttccattaaaaCGGTGACCTatctttcacaaaataaactgTATGTAATGATGACAGATTATTTGACAACCACATTCATAATATCTTTTTCTTTCCAATGTTTTCTTTGACAACTTTGATTTCCAGTTTCCAGTAAATTCTACATAAAGTATATCAGTATCCACAttcaaaatatcaaaaatattattcgtaTTGATTTATACtgtatttcaatgaaaaaattatattttcgttATTCCACGGCGTTGtttcaacaattaaaaaacaaacaatagcaTATACTAACTGAAAACACATTGCAAGGTTTGAGGAGAGtggtttacttttaatttaacatattaaaacataactaGGTGTGCAACCTaggaaaataacttatttatttaccataataaaaatttggtgGAATCAGGTATCAGgtgcaataattttatctgGTATACGTCATCTACAAATCTatggttttattataatggTAGGGTTTCATCGTTTGGTTGGTTTCGTTGACCGAAcaacttgtttataaattgttttgttttgtagtataatttaacaaaagtttttataattgttgctGTAACATCATGATTTCTTGTGTAATTGTGGGAAACATAAGTATTACTAAGCGCCATATTTCTGTGTACCTTTTGTGATCAAAAAGCAATAGTAGCGATATTTTCTCACATAATTATGGTTAACTGACGTTACTCTGTGCATCCTCAATTATGGCAGAGCCAGGTTATTATCACGGGGATTATATTCGACACCCTGTCCTTTATGAACTTGGTATCAAATATGGAATTAAGACGGAATGTATTCCAGAAATAGCATTGCCGTCTAAGTTGGAGGAACTCAAGGATGTCATACGTAGAGAGATACGTAAagagttgaaaataaaagaaggcGCGGAGAAACTCCGTGAAGTGGCAACTGATCGAAAATCACTTTCTGACGTAGCAAATCTTGTGAAAAAAGCTAATCTAAAACTAAATGAACTCAAATCAGATTTACAAGAACTGGAATCCCAGTTACTTCTATCCCGAGGTCAATCGACTCCAACCTCACCCGAGGACTTATCGTACGATGAAGAAATCATCCTGGCATCGGAGGCAGCGCAGCAGCAGCGGCAGCTGGGCGAGGGAACTGCAGATCGCAAACTGGCCTCACTTGAAAAACAGttgaatattgaattaaaggTAAAACAAGGTGCCGAAAATATGATTCAAAGTATAAGCAGTAGTAATCAATCCCGTGATAAAAAGTTGTTGGCAGAGGCACATCAGATGCTTGCTGATTCTaaagataaaattgaatatcttAAATTACGTATATCTAAAATGTCTAAACAACAAAAAGAGGATAATGCCGGTGCTAATGGTGATGGTAGAACCTCAGATATGAGTGGAGTAGATCCATTGCTTGATGAAAGGATAGCAGAACTAAGAAATCGTTTGCGCATAGAAGCTGCAGTTGTTGAAGGATCAAAGAATGCTATCAGATTATTGCAGAGTGATAAAAAGGTGACAGATAAAAAAGCACTTCAGGAAGCTCAGACAAGTCTTCTGGAATCATCTCAAAAATTGGATTTATTACGCTTATCCTTGGACATGCGGCGTCAGGAGCTGCCAGTGGAGAGTCCTGCATTTATTGAATTAGGTCATGAGTTACGCAGTACCGGCTCGAGCCCTGGATATGTAAGCTTAACTTGGGGTGGTGGATCAAGAGCTCAGTTTATGTCACCAACACCAATGATTAGTCCTTGTGTACAAGTTACCGGTACCCTTGAGGTAAGATTAATGGGTTGCCAAGATCTTTTGGAAGAGGTGCCTGGTCGCACCAGACGTGATCCATTAGCCAGTCCCTCAGACTTGAAGTCTTTTGTAAAGGGTGTCACAATTCGTAATTCTATGAAGTACACATACAGCATTAAGGAAGATAcaagtaatgaaattatggCTGTCCTAAAATTGGATAATCATACAGTGGCTCAAACAAGCTGGCGGCCATGCTCTCAACAGGCCTGGGATCAGAGGTAAggcattaattaaaatttctaactGACATAATATCCATCAACTAGATAGGTGagcaaataatgttttgtttgatttttaattggtTTACACTTTATGAACCTTAATTTttcacataataatattatataggaATAATTGCTTAGTAACgtaaagtaagtaagtaagtagcttaaaaattgtttataaactttttggaaaaatgaatacattttCTCTTCCCTCTAATTATTGTAGAATCAGTTAGAACTTTAGTATCTAGACTTGCATACAACTAATCAATAATTTTGCAAGATTCCATGTAAAATCTGTTTACTTCAATTTTCATAGTACCCGAGTTCAGATGTGTTCTTAACTTCTCATTTTTCATAGTACAATATTACTACGGAAACTAAAAAAGTTGTGATTATGTACAACTGGTCTGGTACAATTGGATAGAAGGAATAAAGCCAAGGCCTTATGCTGTATTTTGATACCTTTAGGGTTAACATAAAACCTCTAGTAGATATTTCATAACTTGAAAAAGTAAGAGTACTGTTTCATTTCAAgacatatttttgtgtaaCAGTATTGAATCTTACATCACATATTTCTACATACATTGcctaattgaaatttaaatgccCTTTCAATTTTTGACCACATTaatgttttgtgtattttattttaacattgtgTAATTTTGAACGAATCtgataatgaaatattcagaattaatgttttcaatttattttattaatatgcaaTTTGTAGGCCTTGTAGGTTGTACTCATATTCCCTCTTCCCTTGAATTGTAATCTTCAACTTAGTATGATTACTCACCTAATCTTATCTGTAGGCCATgtcacatatttatataatgacTAAGACACCTGACACACATGCAATTTTATGGTAcctatataactttatataactttgtaattgtactttatcatttttaagtttttgataattatttaaattattgttattaacgTGATGAAATTCAAACtatgatttgactgaaaatagaaataaatctaCTCTTTACCTCAATTATTGATGCTtctaaagaaaacaataaaatatttctaataagaaCAAAGAACATCTTTTATTAGGAGTGTTAGAAACTTTACTGTATACACACCAACCACCCAATCTTTCACCTATCATCTATCTTAGTTGCGACAAGTTTTCTAATGGTgacagaattttaaaaattgttttgtattttgatttattcaatagttttcttttatcttttagtCATCTATTTTTTCTCAACAATAGGccatttttaacttaaatctaactaaaattaaatcaagttTGTTACATGACTAGTATTTATTgcagtaataaattttgttttgtcataAAACTGCATTGTGTAATGCAGTATGAtgtagattttaataataaaatgctcTTGCATTTTCACTGTTCTTTTTCACTTAACCCTAGGAGTAAGATAAGGACAGGGCCAATGATAATCagcattttcatttatttttattaaaatcagaaCTAgagttgattattttaaaagtaggaAACTAAGGTATACCAATGAATCACACATATTATGTCCTAACTGGGAATCAAACCTAAGCTTATAACTTATGAGGTTGTTAAGTATGATAGTCGCTGATTCCTGCAGGCCCTTTTTACATGTTTCCTCCTCCGCTgaataaaggtaggcaacgcatatgAAATTGCGTATGTCTATGAGCGGTGGCATCTCTATTTCGACAAATTTTGCTGCACGCTTTCTCGAGACCTTACTTTGTACCatgatacatatatatgtgAACACACAACTCATGCTAGTAaaccagaggggtaggcagagatcgcGGACCTCTATTTGGCGTGGCCAAAAGAACCTCCGCAATTAACTTTTCGCtatttcgggagacggaacgtgacgggtgGCGAGCCGCGTCGCTGTCAttttctcccgggaattcacacatctttgaaatttcttttcgCTGATATGTCcagattgcatcacgatgttttccttcaccgtaagaacgtcgagTAGATgtcatatgtaaatcgaaaaacacattgatacatggtgggattcgaaaccaggacttgcagattacaagctaaacccctgagccaccgacgctctaaaaATTATTCTCATGTAgagtagaaaaaaattaatgtaaattcagtctttgttaataaaaagaattaaaaacacaagGTAAATGAGGGGGGATGAGAGTGGTGGGAATAGTGTCTGTAGATGTAGTGGTATCCTtggtacatattttaaatataaaacctcctaagacacaatttttttttaaacctttaCATTCAATTTTCAGATTCACTATCAAGCTGGACAAATCAAGGGAACTTGAAATAGGCATTCACTGGAAAGATTGGCGTGGACTGTGTGGAGTCAAATTCTTAAGATTGGAAGAATTCATTGATGATATTCGACATGGGATGGCTTTAGAACTGGAACCTCGAGGCCTTTTATTTGCTGAAATCAAGTTCTTGAATCCAATAATTTCGAGAAAACCAAAATTGCAGCGTCAAAGAAAGATAATTAAACAACAGGGAAAGAATATTCCTCGGCCACCATATGGTGAAATGCATATTCCAGCTGTTATACTGGGTAGACTTTTAAAACGTTCATCACCATCTATTCAGAATATTCAATCTGCCCATATTAGTCAACCCcagcaaaatatttatgagcCATCTTCTATCGACAGCAAGGATATAGAAAATCCCAATGCTACTCTTGTAGGCATGGCAGGTGTGAGGCCACTTGGTTTACCTGCCACGCCAATTACACCACAAGTGCCTGTCACTCCTCCGCCAAAACCGAGTCTGCCTTTACACCCTCCCCCTAATGTTTCAACACTTCGAATGGAAAAAGAACTTCAGGAGGCATTTGCATTTTTAGAAGACTCCTACACTAGGGATAATTATGTTCCAAAAGACCCTCAAACTCCATCATGCAACACACCATTAGTTGAATATCCACCATCACCATCTCCTAAACTTGTTTTGGAATATCCAAGTAATGAAGATCAGATTGTTGAAATTACTGGTAACATGAGGTTATCATCTTCTCGCTCGTCTTCTGTTATAGAAACATTAGGCAAGGAAATTGATTCTAGAAGACAGTCTGGTGAAATGTCAATGGAAAGTTTCAGACTTCTTAGTGTCCTGGGAAGGGGTCATTTTGGGAAAGTAATCTTATCACAGTACAAACCTACTAATGAATATTTTGCAATCAAAGCTTTAAAGAAGAGTGATATAATTGCTAGGGATGAAGTAGATTCACTTTTATCTgagaaaagaatttttgaGGTAGCTAATGCTATAAGGCACCCATTTTTGGTGAATTTGTTTGCATGTTTCCAGACAGAACAACATGTGTGCTTTGTAATGGAATATGCCGCAGGAGGTGATCTTATGATGCACATACATACTGATGTTTTCACAGAACCTAGAGCAGTGTTTTATGCAGCTTGTGTTGTATTAGGCCTACAGTATTTAcacgaaaataatattatttatagagatttaaaattagataactTACTGCTTGACACCGAAGGATATGTTAAAATTGCTGATTTTGGTTTGTGCAAAGAAGGAATGGGATGGGGAGATCGTACTGGAACATTCTGTGGTACTCCAGAATTTTTAGCACCAGAAGTACTAACAGAAACTTCTTATACAAGAGCGGTTGATTGGTGGGGTCTTGGggttttaatatttgagaTGTTAGTGGGCGAATCGCCATTCCCGGGGGAAGATGAGGGTGAAGTCTTTGATTCAATTGTTAATGATGAAATTCGTTATCCTAGAACTTTGTCTTTGGAAGCGATAGCATTAATGCGCCGTTTGTTAAGGAAAAACCCAGAAAGACGTTTAGGTTCCTCTGAAAGGGATGCAGAAGATGTCAAAAAACAAGCATTTTTCCGTAATGTTAACTGGGAGCAACTGCTACTACGAAAAGTAAAGCCGCCATTTGTGCCAACTATACACAACTTAGAAGATGTTAGTAACTTTGATAGTGAGTTCACTTCAGAAGCACCAGTGCTGACCCCACCAAAAGAACCACGTCCACTAAGTGCTACAGACCATAAACTGTTCCAGGACTTTACATATATGGCAGATTGGTGCTAGGCAGCTAGTAaagttgttattattaatttatagtataatttcattttaaaaactataaaccCCCTTTGCCTTACAAAACTGAGTGAATTTCTGTATTTTGATATCTCTCTAATCTATAATATGTAAGGGTGTCTGAATAGATACTCATTTTAACTTGTATTTAATGCAgttaaatgcaatattttataattaataaaattgtgtaatttaagaccataagttttaaataatgctaatctttatttttttaaacatcatgtttatgtagttataaaattgaataacttAGAAAATAACGATTATTGTTAAGAAAAGGCGTGTCAAATAAATCTTTACGTTTTCAGTCAATTGTTTacttattctttttaaataaaggtatCATCAaacactattattatttttaactaaatctgTAAAGAcgtaatatctttatttatataaataatgagcATAAAAAGCATAACACCTTCAAGGAGAAGTTATCTATTTA belongs to Papilio machaon chromosome 10, ilPapMach1.1, whole genome shotgun sequence and includes:
- the LOC106717493 gene encoding uncharacterized protein LOC106717493; the encoded protein is MWYTWTVLLLVSCALVAAEGQAEAATGAQPEAPATVTPGPTATPRTPPRTPPRTLDRQAAELAWRTWLQSPESGNPNAPARRITTKSLFITPLVCPKGQRLDRNGCVQVVTVDKDEHERILLEHLNALFTSAPGGSDVQYDYGDEEPGPLQLSIPIGYDAQASPLQSQDQGDTGQDLNNMKIDKKGDNTQTNDASIEAELELLKLQQGHNNTTGTKGSHVISQNALANFLAYHEKPKRDSPMTNSSEIETLNSTDVGQKEEVFGHVAVDPVLYDTSYQNQQSSTEHAIEYSGESSSTDSPLNASNSTNIESSSAGSSKQTDTPELKKENDNSKLNPEHDYSDIGEAIKIISRFAEVTTDDNFAKDKSNSSKEEASSILGTRTKLQYRRNKPKPAENAEDTTVKTQDKMSSDDKLQENHPTKNLYFRYSWPNHLRSPPSDYPFKNVQDYWPGQRHVGGVYAMHENPRRHHHTYPHNYFRPRSYPYADYSQLNPRLRENYSGLHRYPHRVVHHEASPIRPHTNDRDLYTLLGLRHWFSGEGTSKR
- the LOC106717543 gene encoding serine/threonine-protein kinase N; the encoded protein is MAEPGYYHGDYIRHPVLYELGIKYGIKTECIPEIALPSKLEELKDVIRREIRKELKIKEGAEKLREVATDRKSLSDVANLVKKANLKLNELKSDLQELESQLLLSRGQSTPTSPEDLSYDEEIILASEAAQQQRQLGEGTADRKLASLEKQLNIELKVKQGAENMIQSISSSNQSRDKKLLAEAHQMLADSKDKIEYLKLRISKMSKQQKEDNAGANGDGRTSDMSGVDPLLDERIAELRNRLRIEAAVVEGSKNAIRLLQSDKKVTDKKALQEAQTSLLESSQKLDLLRLSLDMRRQELPVESPAFIELGHELRSTGSSPGYVSLTWGGGSRAQFMSPTPMISPCVQVTGTLEVRLMGCQDLLEEVPGRTRRDPLASPSDLKSFVKGVTIRNSMKYTYSIKEDTSNEIMAVLKLDNHTVAQTSWRPCSQQAWDQRFTIKLDKSRELEIGIHWKDWRGLCGVKFLRLEEFIDDIRHGMALELEPRGLLFAEIKFLNPIISRKPKLQRQRKIIKQQGKNIPRPPYGEMHIPAVILGRLLKRSSPSIQNIQSAHISQPQQNIYEPSSIDSKDIENPNATLVGMAGVRPLGLPATPITPQVPVTPPPKPSLPLHPPPNVSTLRMEKELQEAFAFLEDSYTRDNYVPKDPQTPSCNTPLVEYPPSPSPKLVLEYPSNEDQIVEITGNMRLSSSRSSSVIETLGKEIDSRRQSGEMSMESFRLLSVLGRGHFGKVILSQYKPTNEYFAIKALKKSDIIARDEVDSLLSEKRIFEVANAIRHPFLVNLFACFQTEQHVCFVMEYAAGGDLMMHIHTDVFTEPRAVFYAACVVLGLQYLHENNIIYRDLKLDNLLLDTEGYVKIADFGLCKEGMGWGDRTGTFCGTPEFLAPEVLTETSYTRAVDWWGLGVLIFEMLVGESPFPGEDEGEVFDSIVNDEIRYPRTLSLEAIALMRRLLRKNPERRLGSSERDAEDVKKQAFFRNVNWEQLLLRKVKPPFVPTIHNLEDVSNFDSEFTSEAPVLTPPKEPRPLSATDHKLFQDFTYMADWC
- the LOC106717509 gene encoding glucose-induced degradation protein 4 homolog yields the protein MPVKVDITPPPPANSKQPGVTKSLLYNGSKFHGHQASKGNSYEVEVVLQHVDEENSYLCGYLKIKGLTEEFPTLTTFFDGEIISAKYPFLTRKWDADEDVDRKHWSKFDLFVPYLKTFNSDSFDYDTLEKADYVFMRWKEHFLVPDHTIKDINGASFAGFYYICFHKSAATIEGYYYHRSSEWYQSLTLSHVPEHSIQIYEFR